In Rutidosis leptorrhynchoides isolate AG116_Rl617_1_P2 chromosome 2, CSIRO_AGI_Rlap_v1, whole genome shotgun sequence, one genomic interval encodes:
- the LOC139894483 gene encoding uncharacterized protein, which translates to MGVEFTTSFYRKIGEGREISFWTEDWTGHGVLKNQFGRLYVLEVNKEAVVKDRVQFVDGIHNFSWAWVRNLRGRATGELNALVNLLSSLQSSGKTMDEWVWKLEQDGRFTTKTLTALVDQNKLTGHTPSTETIINKAIPQKVNIFIWRSLLQRIPVRAELDKRGLDLDSVLCPICISETETVNHALLHCCEVKKVWNSIEKWWNMDINTSSLSATLASTPNLINSLMGKSIWQATMWVVAYQIWIARNKKVFTRVRWNQNDILNEAQLKSFQWISKRLKKSNLSWSQWLINPASFASHSKGIG; encoded by the coding sequence ATGGGGGTAGAATTCACAACTTCGTTCTACAGGAAAATTGGTGAGGGTAGAGAGATATCCTTCTGGACTGAAGATTGGACAGGACATGGTGTGCTGAAAAATCAATTCGGAAGATTATATGTGCTCGAGGTGAATAAGGAGGCTGTGGTTAAGGACCGAGTTCAATTCGTGGATGGCATTCATAACTTCAGCTGGGCTTGGGTGCGAAACCTTAGGGGAAGAGCAACGGGTgaattaaatgctttagttaacttgtTATCTTCGCTTCAATCTAGCGGGAAAACAATGGATGAATGGGTATGGAAGCTCGAACAGGATGGCAGGTTCACAACCAAAACTCTAACGGCGTTGGTAGATCAAAACAAACTTACAGGTCACACTCCATCAACCGAAACCATTATCAATAAAGCAATACCGCAAAAGGTCAACATTTTTATTTGGCGTTCCTTACTTCAAAGAATCCCGGTAAGAGCGGAATTGGACAAGAGGGGTTTAGATCTTGACTCGGTGTTGTGTCCAATATGTATCTCCGAGACCGAAACCGTCAACCATGCCTTACTACATTGCTGTGAAGTGAAGAAAGTATGGAATAGCATAGAAAAATGGTGGAACATGGACATTAACACCTCCTCCTTAAGCGCGACGCTTGCATCCACTCCAAATTTGATCAATTCTCTGATGGGTAAGTCTATATGGCAGGCAACGATGTGGGTAGTCGCTTATCAAATTTGGATCGCTCGAAACAAAAAGGTGTTCACAAGAGTACGATGGAATCAAAACGACATACTTAACGAGGCGCAGCTAAAAAGCTTCCAATGGATTTCCAAGCGCTTAAAGAAAAGTAATCTATCATGGAGTCAATGGCTCATTAATCCGGCTTCTTTTGCATCACATTCAAAAGGAATTGGTTAA